A stretch of the Sulfurospirillum sp. UCH001 genome encodes the following:
- a CDS encoding YbhB/YbcL family Raf kinase inhibitor-like protein, translated as MKLRHLPILLALMGSALFADGFTLHSTDLSGQLSKTQEAASFGCDGSNISPALSWSNVPNGTKSFAITVYDPDAPTGSGWWHWVVFNIPASVQGVPADFGNVSKTSAIPAIQSMTDYGKAGFGGACPPKGDKAHRYVFTVHALCVDKLPLDTSASPALVGFMLGANTIAKATLVSYYQR; from the coding sequence ATGAAACTAAGACATTTACCAATACTACTAGCATTGATGGGAAGTGCACTGTTTGCAGATGGATTTACTTTGCACAGTACTGACCTTTCAGGACAATTATCAAAAACACAAGAGGCAGCAAGTTTTGGTTGCGATGGCTCAAATATCTCTCCAGCGCTTAGCTGGAGCAATGTACCTAATGGTACTAAAAGCTTCGCGATAACCGTTTATGATCCAGATGCTCCAACAGGTAGCGGTTGGTGGCATTGGGTTGTTTTTAATATACCAGCCTCAGTCCAGGGTGTGCCTGCTGATTTTGGAAATGTGAGCAAAACATCTGCTATTCCTGCTATTCAAAGTATGACTGATTATGGTAAGGCAGGATTTGGAGGCGCGTGTCCTCCAAAAGGAGATAAAGCACATCGTTATGTTTTTACGGTTCATGCTCTGTGTGTTGATAAATTACCCTTGGATACTTCTGCTTCGCCAGCACTTGTAGGTTTTATGCTAGGTGCCAATACCATTGCTAAGGCAACATTGGTTTCCTATTATCAGCGATAA
- a CDS encoding DNA-3-methyladenine glycosylase I, with amino-acid sequence MTPNRLRCGWVKLSDPTYVSYHDEEWGKPLHDDRALFELFCLETQSAGLSWLTVLKKREGYRNAFASFVLEKVAHLGEMDVERILSEGEVIKSRPKIEAIINNAKLFQTIIQEHGSIDAYFWAYVNNKTVINDVPNYKTAACTSPVSDALTKDLKKRGFKFVGSTTIYAFMQACGMVNDHENSCGCK; translated from the coding sequence ATGACACCAAATAGACTGCGTTGTGGGTGGGTCAAGCTCAGTGATCCTACGTATGTTTCTTATCACGATGAAGAATGGGGAAAACCTCTACATGATGACAGGGCACTCTTTGAGCTCTTTTGTTTAGAAACCCAATCTGCAGGGCTTAGTTGGTTGACTGTTCTTAAAAAACGTGAAGGCTACCGTAATGCCTTTGCCAGTTTTGTCCTTGAAAAAGTGGCACATCTTGGCGAAATGGACGTTGAGCGCATTTTAAGTGAAGGCGAAGTCATCAAAAGCCGCCCCAAAATCGAAGCTATCATCAACAATGCCAAACTTTTTCAAACCATTATCCAAGAACATGGTTCAATCGATGCCTATTTTTGGGCTTATGTTAACAATAAAACCGTTATAAATGATGTGCCCAACTATAAAACAGCAGCATGTACTTCACCTGTTTCAGATGCACTTACCAAAGATCTTAAAAAACGAGGTTTTAAGTTTGTAGGTTCAACAACCATTTATGCTTTTATGCAAGCCTGTGGTATGGTAAATGACCACGAAAACAGCTGTGGATGTAAATAA
- a CDS encoding helix-turn-helix domain-containing protein has protein sequence MTTHVVEYIKNNYKDHTIELNGAVIARYFSVKDHYKAEVYMEQNLLNIVLEGTKMLHLKNGDVEVKAGEAFFLSRGEYVMSEVCEGGNYTCLLIFFDEKVIAHWLSPLLETIALHSTKVNRFIEPFCKIELTPFMKTTALSLLPFIEQKPAFVEKILMLKLQELLLLLLGSEKGQQLVSYFHTLIPRDIHLQTFMEEHFTQNWSLSEFAKFSGRSLSGFKAEFATHLKTTPMKWIWNKRVERAYFLIEKGGLSIGEAAFRAGFKNQSHFSRLFKERYTQPPKNFIDKKLDFTD, from the coding sequence ATGACGACTCATGTGGTTGAATACATTAAAAACAATTATAAAGATCATACGATTGAACTCAATGGAGCTGTTATTGCACGCTATTTTTCTGTAAAAGATCACTATAAAGCGGAAGTGTACATGGAGCAAAATCTTCTCAATATTGTTTTAGAAGGTACAAAGATGCTTCATCTGAAAAATGGCGATGTTGAAGTCAAAGCCGGTGAGGCATTTTTTTTATCACGCGGTGAATATGTTATGAGTGAAGTCTGCGAAGGTGGAAATTATACGTGTTTGTTAATCTTTTTTGATGAAAAAGTGATTGCCCATTGGTTATCTCCACTGCTAGAAACCATCGCTTTACATTCCACTAAAGTGAATCGTTTTATTGAACCCTTCTGCAAGATAGAACTTACCCCTTTTATGAAAACTACAGCACTTTCTCTTTTGCCATTCATTGAACAAAAACCTGCTTTTGTTGAGAAAATTTTGATGCTTAAATTGCAAGAACTTTTATTATTGCTTTTAGGCTCAGAAAAGGGACAACAATTAGTCTCTTATTTTCATACATTGATTCCTCGAGATATTCATCTTCAAACATTTATGGAAGAACACTTTACACAAAACTGGAGTCTTTCCGAGTTTGCAAAATTTAGTGGAAGAAGTTTGAGTGGATTTAAAGCAGAGTTCGCAACGCATTTAAAAACAACACCTATGAAATGGATATGGAACAAAAGAGTTGAAAGAGCCTATTTTTTAATCGAAAAAGGAGGTCTTAGTATCGGAGAAGCTGCGTTTAGAGCAGGATTCAAAAATCAGTCCCATTTTTCAAGATTATTCAAAGAACGATACACACAACCTCCTAAAAACTTTATAGACAAAAAGTTAGACTTTACAGACTAA
- a CDS encoding MmcQ/YjbR family DNA-binding protein has product MTTKTAVDVNKMTTEILENYCLSHIGALKEYPFDETTAVFKVGHKIFALVDEESNPPRINLKCDPYYARELREMYENVIAGYHMNKKHWNTVICDDEIDESMLFGWIDDSYDLVFHSLSKKMQSFIRNA; this is encoded by the coding sequence ATGACCACGAAAACAGCTGTGGATGTAAATAAAATGACAACTGAAATTCTCGAAAATTACTGTTTAAGTCATATTGGCGCACTCAAAGAGTACCCGTTTGATGAGACAACGGCAGTCTTTAAAGTTGGCCATAAAATTTTCGCACTGGTGGATGAAGAGAGCAACCCTCCTCGCATCAATCTTAAATGTGATCCTTACTATGCAAGAGAGTTAAGAGAGATGTATGAAAATGTTATTGCAGGGTATCATATGAATAAAAAGCATTGGAATACCGTCATTTGCGATGATGAGATTGACGAGTCAATGCTTTTTGGCTGGATTGATGATTCGTACGACCTTGTTTTTCATTCTCTCTCTAAAAAAATGCAATCTTTTATTCGCAATGCATAA